In Gammaproteobacteria bacterium, one genomic interval encodes:
- a CDS encoding carbon storage regulator, giving the protein SVNSTLNDLISKKKKNKEVIMSVLVIEKLKEVIVINGNIEIAIAEITGSLIKLAIQAPLEIPICREEISRAILFQTN; this is encoded by the coding sequence TCTCTGTAAATAGTACACTAAACGATCTAATCTCTAAAAAAAAGAAAAATAAGGAGGTTATAATGTCCGTGCTCGTAATAGAAAAGCTAAAAGAAGTAATTGTTATTAATGGCAATATTGAAATTGCTATAGCAGAAATAACTGGCTCATTAATAAAATTGGCAATCCAAGCGCCGCTTGAAATACCAATATGTCGGGAAGAAATTAGCAGGGCGATACTTT